The Thermofilaceae archaeon DNA segment GAAGTGCACACCGCGCTCGGCGCAGAGGATCTCCTGGTCGGTGTGCGCGTAGGGCGGTATGCAGATGAAGACCGCGTCCAGCTTCTCCCTCTCGAGCATCTGCCTGTAGTCGGCGTACGCTCTCCCACCGTACCTTTCAGCAAAGCTTTGCGCCCTGCTCGGCACAGCATCTGAGAAAGCAACGAGCTCGACGTCCTCCATCTTAACGAGCCTATCGGCGTGCACTTGCGCAATCCCGCCGCAGCCGATGAAGCCTACCCTAACTCTCACAAAAAGGAGTATGCGATTGAGTAAAAATCGTTAACGGGCTACGGCAGGCTTACCTCGCTCAAACCCGTTTCGCGGCGGAGGCGCTCCATGATACTCTCGCGAGAGCCCACCTCGAACACCAGCTCGTACTCGGCCACTGAAACCCTACGGCCGCCCACTTCGACCGCCGGCCGGAAGTGGAGCTCGATCTCGCCGAACCTCTCCGGCCCAGCCTCGGGGCCCGAGTTGTAGCTCTGCACGCAGCCCTTCGGGCCGGCTGGGTCGGCCTTGGCTGGGTCGAGGCACTCCTCTTGTCCTCTCGGAGCATCGTGCGTCCTCATCAGCAGCAGAGCCCACACCCCGCCCTCCCTCTCGGCTACGTGAGCTATCGCGGCGGAGCCCTCGAACGGCAGATCCTCCGGCCTCACGCCCAGCTTGCAGACGCGCGCGCCATCGATCTTGAAGGAGACGTGATCCCTCGCTACGACCAAGCGCTCGGAAGGTATCGGGCCGAAGTAGTGGACGGGTTGCGCGCCCACCTTCACTGGTACGACCGCGGCCCCCCTCGAGCCGGGCTCCACCTGGGCGAGAGCCCAAAGGTTGAAGTCGCCCGGGTAGCTGGCCAGCACTGCATCCCTCACCAGCAGCCTATCGGGAGCGGCGAGCTTGAACTCCCTCCTCACCTTCGCGTGAAGCCTCCAGCCCTTGAAGCGGTCCGTGGCCTCCATCACGCCCTCGAGCACGACCCTATCCGGGCCGGCGTAGGTGATCCTGAAGCTGCCGGGATCCAGGCTGGCGGGGCAGAACCACCCCTCGAACTTCTCCGGGTCCTCGTAGAAGAAGGCCCGCTCGGGGGAGAGCCAGAGGCGGAGCCCGCCAACGTTCCAGCCGCCCTTCTCTAAGACCACCTCTAGCTCGGGGCTGACCCAAAGCAGGTTGAGCCCGCCTACGTACAGACCTAGTACCCTCGCGCCCCTCTCAACCACGAGAACCCTCGTCGAACCCTTCTCCAGAAGAGCCGCGGCTGAGTAGCGAGAGGCGATGCTCCTCAGCTCCTCCAGCTTCATCAAGACTCCTGCGGGCTCGCCGTAAAAATGGCTAACTGCAGCCGCTAACCGGAGAAGCGCTTGGCGAACAGCTCGTAGAGGGCGAGCTGCTTCGGGTCGAGCCTCGGCTTCATCCCTCTCCGCGCTCTCTCGATATCCTCCCATGTCACAGTGGTCCTCGCGCTCCCGGTCTGCAGAGCCTCCTCGAAGAGGAGCCTCCTCACCCTCTCGGTGATCGCCTTCAGCTCGGCTGGGGTATAGTACTCGGTCTCGGCGGCCAGGCGCTCGATGACATCCTCACTCACGTCGAGGCCGCGGAGGAGGACCTTTAGGACGCTCATTCTGCCCTCCTTGTCTGGTGGCGGCACGTAGACGAGCTTGTCAAAGCGGCCGGGCCTGAGGATCGCCGCGTCCAGCTCCCATGGCTTGTTGGTGGCGCCGATCACGACGACCCCCTGCGCCGATTCAAGGCCATCCATCTCCGCGAGGAGCTGGGAGAGGGCGTTGCGCCACTCGCTGGCCTCCCTAGCCCTGGCCAGCACCTCTACCTCGTCGATGAAGAGGATCGCAGGTGCGTTCTCGCGGGCCAGATCGAACTTCTCCCTGATGAGCTGCGGCGCGCCCAGCGGGCCTGCCTTCGCCAACTCGTCGCCCGATATCGTCACGAAAGTGACGTTGAGCTCGTTTGCGAGGGCCTTGACGAGTGTGGTCTTACCCGTGCCGGGCGGCCCGTAGAGAAGGATCCCCTTCGGCAGCTTCACCCCCAGCCTCTCAGCGAGTTCCCGGTGCTTCAACGGGCCCTCGACGGCGAGCCTCAACTCCCTCTTCACTTCCTCCAAATCGCCGATGTCGTCCCACCTGACCTCCCCTACGAAGGCGGGCTTCGCCTCGACGCGTACCGCTGAGTACTTCCTGGCCAGCTCCTCGTAACGCCTCAGGCTGGAAAGGGTTATCCTTGGCCTGTACTCGTTGAGGGCTTTGACGAAGTCGTCCAGGTTCGGCTTCCCGCCTCCCACCCTCTCCCTAACCCTCTCAACGATGTACTGGATCTCAGCCGGCGAGTACCGCTCGCTCAACCTCGCTAGCTCCTCCACGTCCGCCACAACGTCGCCAAATGTTCTCCGTAGGAAGTTCTCCCAGAGCTCCCTCCTCCCCCTCGCGTCGGGGAGGGGCACGTAGATGACCTCGTCGAAGCGGCCGGGCCTGAGGAAGGACGGGTCGATCTCCTCCGGCACGTTTGTTGCCCCGACGATCAGAACTGGCACCTTCTTGTCGTGGAGCTCCTGAAGCCTACGCAGGAGGATGTCGACGAGCCTTACCGTCACTTCGTGAACGTAGCCGCGCCTCGTCCTTGCCATCGCTACCTGCTCCATCTCGTCGATCAAGAGTACGGCTGGCGCGCTCCTCTCCACCTCGTCGAGGAGGAGCGCGAGCTTGCGCTCACTCTCGCCGTACCACATCGTCAAGATCTCCTCCGCCCTCACCTCGAAGAGGGGCCAGCCCAGCTCACCGGCCATCGCCTTCGCCAGGAAGCTCTTCCCAGTGCCCGGGGGGCCAAAGAGGATAACGCCGTAGGCCCGCTTCCTCCCCCGCACGCTCTCTAGGATCTCGCGAATTCTAGCCTTCACCTGCTCCATGTCGTACACATCATCGAGCTTCGGCAGCCCTCCTACCCCGGCCTGCTGCTTCTGCTCCTCGGCTCTAGCTCCTTCTGCCGCTACTACGGGAAGAGGCTGAACCGCTTCCACCTTGTGGCACGAAACGGGGCTCCCCAGCGCAAGCGAGTAGGCAGCGGCTATCGGCAGTGCCGGGAGCAGAGCTAGGAAGCTGAGCCCCCACTCCCCACCCATAAACTCGTAGACCCAGCCCAGGACGCCCATGAGACCCGCGATCGCAAGCCAAGCGCAAAGTGGACTAAGCAACCTCGCGGGGAGCCCCCCGAGCACGGCGAAGCTCCTCCTCTCCTCCAACACCTGGAACACTCTGACGTGGATCGAGCGCGCTGCCGCAACCGCGGCCGCAGTCAGAGCGATGAAGGAGTAGGTACGGGGATCGATTAGGTAAGCGCCGGCCGACCCCAAGTTCAGCTGAAGCCACTTAGGTATCCGCTCTCCGAAGGCCGAACCCAGCGATGCGGTGTCAAGCCTCTCGAGGGGCGGGACCCCGAGCAGCACGCTGTTGCCTAGCGGCTTATACGATCCCACGAGAGCTGACGCGGACATCATCGTCAGCAGCAAGGTAACGAGGAAAGCCGCGAGAGCCTTCGGCCCAAACGCGTACCGCGCGAGAGCGGCGGAGATCCCGAGCTCGTGGTAGGGCGTGACCGCCAGAAGAGCCAGGCTGGCCGGGAGCAGCTTCGGCTGGCTCGAGCAGGTGGCTAAGGCTGCCCACACCAGGACACCCAGGGGCCCCAGAGCGTAGAGAGCCGCGGGGAGTGCCAGAATGATGAACATGCTCCTCATGGCTCTATGAGAGAAGTGCAGGAGCGCGGTCAACCCAGCAACGATGAGCCAGGCTATGGGGGGTGGATAGAAGGGAAGCGCCGCCACAAAGACGATGCAGTAGGAGGCTAGGGCCTCACCGTAGAGGAGCAGAGTGTACGCATTCAACGCGAGGCGGAAGCGTGATAACATTCGCTTCCACCCTCCGTTCATCCTAAAGTTAATAATCTTTTGTGAGGAGAGGCGGGCACGATGCCGCTCTAGGCGCAAACTTATACTACGGTTTTCGAGCAACCCCTCGTGAGAGTTGAGAAGGTGTTCGCGCGCTGGGGTGCGCTCGAGGCCTCCGTCCTTGTCTGCTACGGCGACGAGCTCGTGCTAGGCCTCTGGCCGGCGGGCCTCTTCGCCTACAACGGCAGCGAGTGGCGGCAGATCTACGAGCCGAAGGAGGTCGGCTTCTCAGCCTGGAGCTACGACATTTTCAGGGGTCGGCTCTACGTGGGCGCGGGGACCTACGGCAGCGGCCTCGTCCTCGAGTACGACGGCAGCGAGGTGAGGGAAGCGCTCAGGGTGCGCGACGGGGCGGGCGGCGGTGGCGGCCTCTTCGAGGCCTTGAGCGTTGCCGGCGGCACCCTATACGCCGGGAGGAGGAACGAGGTTTGGTCGACGGGGACGGGTGAGCAGTGGAGCAAAGCCTTCGAGTTCAAGACGGGTAAGGGCGTGTACCTGATCGGCGAGCAGGGGGGCACCCTATACATCTTCGAGGGCGAACCCATCAAACCCCCCAGCAGGGTTTACGCAATCTCCGGTGCCTCCAGCGTGGAAAGGGTTTTCAGCGAGATCGGAGCCTTCCGGTCGCACACGCCGGGGTCGAGGAGCTCGTACAGGGGCTACCTAGTCGTAGCCGACTTCGACGGCAGGGTCTACTTCTTCAGGAACTTCGAGCTCTGGGAAGTCTACAGCTTCGCGAACCGCTACGAGATAAGGGGGAACATCGCGATTAGGCCGAAGAAGATCGGCGACCTCCTCTTCCTCGCCTCAGGCACGGGTACCGGAGTCACGGAAACCCACGGGGAGCTCGTCGTCTACAACGGCAGCGAGTGGCGGCGCCTGCTGACACTCCCCCTCAACATCCACGACGTTGAGATCTTTGGCGAGAGCATATACCTGGCCTGCAACTCGCCCGCCCTACCCCTGAAGCACGGCTACAACACGTCCTACTGCTGCGTGCTGAAGCTACCGATTGAAGCGCTCGGACCGGTTTAGTACAATGGTTTGAAGCGGTAAACTTTTATCTATAAGCTTGAAAGGAGCGGGATGCACGAAGACCTTCTGCAGAGGGCCGTCGACCTGGCCCTCCAGCTCGGGGCGAGTTACGCTGAAGCCCGCTGGCACCGCCACTCCGGTGGTTCTCTCGTCGTGCGGAACGGGGAGATGATAGGTTACGGCGAGTCGATCAGGGAGGGCGTTGGAGTGAGAGTTCTCGTCAACGGAGCTCTCGGCTTCTCCGCGACCAGCACCCTCACGTGGGATAGCGTGAGGGAGGCGGTTGAGCAGGCCGTTAAGCTGGCCCGGTCCCACAGCAGGTTCATGAAAAGGCCGATCGAGTTCGCGGAGGCCCGGATGGGGAGGGCCCGCTACGAGGCGATAGCCGTCAAGCCCTTCGACTCGCTGGACATAAACGGCAAGCTGTCGGTTCTCGTCGAGTCGTGGGAAAGGGTGAGGGGCGCAGTGAAAGAGGCGAGGGTCATGACCATGATGACGAGGTACTCCGAAGATGTGGAGGAGAAGACGGTCATCAACTCCGACGGAGCCTTCGTCGTGAGCAGAGTCCCGCGCTTGACGGTCGGCTACAACTTCGTCCTCCTCCACCCGCAGAAGGGGACGATCCAGCGGAGCAAGACCTTCGGCGGGAGCGGAGGGCTTGAGCAGCTCGAGCGCTGGAGGATCCCGGAGAGCGCGGAGGAGGAGGCCCGCAACCTCGAGAACGTCCTGCTCAACGGCGTTGAGCCTCCCAAGGGCCCCGTCGACGTGATCGTGGGGAGCGAGATCGTAGGGCTCATCGTGCACGAGAGCTGCGGCCACCCCAGCGAGGCCGACAGGATCTGGGGTAGGGAGGCGGCGCAAGCGGGGATGAGCTTCATCAAGCCGGGCATGCTCGGGGAAAGGATCGGGGGCAAGCACGCGACGGTGATCGATGACCCCACGATACCGGGAAGCTACGGCTTCTACCTGTACGACGACGAGGGGGTCCCAGCCAGGGCCCGCTACCTCTACAAGGAGGGGGTCATCAACGAGCACCTGCACAACCGCTGGACGGCCAGCCTCTGGGGCACCACCAGCAACGCGGCTGCGAGGGCGATGGACCACAACAGCGAGCCGATCATCAGGATGGCAAATACTTACCTGGCGCCGGGCGACCACACCTTCGAGGAGCTGCTGGAGGGCGTGAAGCTCGGCGTCTACATGAAGAGCTACATGGAGTGGAACATCGACGACATCAGGTGGGGGCAGCGTTACGTCGGCCTCGAGTGCTACCTGATCGAGAAGGGCGAGCTCACGAAGCCCGTCCGGAACCCGGTCCTCGAGGTGACGACGAAGAGCTTCTACAGCAGCATCGACGCTGCCGGCAGGGAGGTGCGCTACGAGCCCGGCACGTGCGGCAAAGGCGAGCCGAGCCAGGGGGTGCCCGTGTGGTTCGGCGGGCCGGACGTTAGGTTAAGGAGCATCCCGCTTGGGGTGGTCGCGTGATGCAGCAGGTCCCGGTGTCGGAGTTTGCCGAGAAGCTCGTCCACGAGGCTCTGAAGAGGGGGTTTGAGGAGGCGGCCGCTATCGTCTCGAGGCAGAGGAGCACGATGGTGAAGTTCGCGAACAGCGAGGTCAGCGTAGTGCAGAGGTGGGACTCCCTCACTGTGGGGCTGTACCTGGCCAAGGAGGGCAAGATCCTGCTGACGGAGATCCACCCGACCGGTTTCGAGCAGGCCAGCGCCCTGATAGATAGAGCCCTCGCAGCTTTACCGCAGGTGAGGCCCAGCTTCCTGTACGCGCCGCTCCCCGAGCCGGAGACCCCTGAGCCGCTCCCGGGGCTCGTCGACAAGGCCATCATCGAAGCGATGCACGACCCTTCATCGCTGGCGGAGGCTATGCTCGCAGGCGCAACCGGCGCCGAGAGGGTTGCGGGCGCGCTGACCCTCTTCCACGGTCAGCGTGGCGTCGCTACGTCCAAGGGGGCGAGGCTCGAGGAAGAGGCAACGGGTTTGGAGGCCTACCTGCGCGCCTTCATAGGCGAGGCCTCGGGGCAGTGGGCTCACGGGAGCCGCAGGCTCTCGAAGGAGGCCGTTGAGCGGATGGCGCGGACCGCGGTGCAGCTGGCTGAGATGGCTAAGGGGAGGGCTGCTGACGTCGAGCCCGGCACCTACGACGTGATCCTCTCACCGATGGTTGTTGGCAACCTGATGAACTTGGTCGGCATGATGGCGAGCGGGATGGCCGTGCTCATGGGCATGTCGATCTTCGCGAGGGCTGAGCCCGGATCGAAGGTTGCATCGGAGAAGTTCTCCATCTACGACGACCCGAGGAACCCCGAGCTTCTCGGCTCAACTTCCTTCGACGACGAGGGGTTACCGACGAGGAGCAAGCCGATAATCGAGGCTGGGGCTTTGAGAACGCTCCTCCACAACTCGAAGACTGCCGCGAAGTTCGGCGCCAAGTCCACCGGTAACGCAGGGTTGATGTTCCCGCACTCTTGGACGCTGCGAGTCGCACCGGGCGACGCGAAGCTGGAGGAGATGATCGCGGAGGTAAAGAGGGGCTTGATGATAACGAACAACTGGTACACGCGGCTGCAGAACTACGTCGAGGGCATCTTCTCCACCATCGCGAGGGACGCCGCATTCTACATCGAGAACGGCGAGATCAAGCACCCCGTAGCCCGCGTAAGGATCGCCGATAGGCTCCCCAAGCTGCTCTCAAACATCGAACTTCTGGGACGAGACCTCTACGACATCAGCTGGTGGGAGGTCAGCCCAGCCGTCCGCGCCCCCTACGTGCTGGTGAGGAACATAGGGATCTCGAGGCCCTTCGTGTAAAAATAAACCTTACAACTTTTTTAACTGTACTATGCGTCCTCGTCCAGGTAGCACTTGATACCCTTGATCCATTCCAAGGCCTTCTGCACGTTTTCCCTCCCCCTTATGATGGCACCGTGCTGCGGCACGATCACCTCGATTTCGAGGTTCTCGACTCTCCTCAACCACCTTTGAACGGCGCGGTTGGATGCCAGGTACCTTTTGTGGAACTGCACCATGTACTGCACGTGCGAGTCAAAGTCGTTCACGAAGTCGTAGTTCACCCCGCTCGGGAAGAGGGAGGCGAAGAGGTCCCCGCTGTAGAGGATCTTGAGGCAGGGATCGTAGATCTGGAAGTTGCCGGGCGAGTGCAGGTAGTGGGCCGGGATCAGCTGGAGCGTGCACCCCCCCAGCCGGATGGTGCCCCCCTCGTCCGGGATGCCATCAACCCTACCCTCTAAGTCCACGCTCTGGTGGAAGGAGTGCGGAAGGAAGCGTAGCCAGAGCTGCGGTAGCAGGATCTTCGCGTTCTCGAGCGCCGTGTACCAAACCGCGGCCGCCCCTAGGATGTCTGGATCCTGGTGGGAGAAGAAGAGGTACTTGACACGTGGCGGTGGCACAAACCGCGACATCTCGGCGATCAAACGGTTGAAAACCACCCTACCGCCGGGGTCGGCTAGCAGCCCCTCACCCGAGTCAACTATCAGGAGCTGGTTGGCTTGAACGTACCCAGGGGGTGTGAGGCCCCGGAAAACAACGGCCTTGTGATCGCCCTTCTCGAAGACTATCATGGTTTGCTCTCCCAGGAAACCCCTAAAAACGTTTTAGTTCGGAGAGCTGGCCCGCCGCGGAACCTAGCCTTCGGCAACCTCGACTCTGACCCTTTCCCCGCTCGAGACGCGCCTTAGAACGTCTAAGCCTTCTACGACCCTGCCTATCACGTTGACGGGGCTGGCCGGCCTGATCTCGCCCGGCCTGCTGATGGGTGTCGGCCCGAAGAAGAGGCAGAGAGCACGACCGGGTGGCCAGTAGGCGACATCGCCGACCTCAACGAGCTCGCTCGCGTCCTCCTCGCCGGCATCGACTGGGGACTCGAAGTAGACCTCCTCCCCCCACCTCCTCGCCCGGCTCTCGAAGGGGAGGACGCGCAGGAGCGCTTCAGCGGTCCTAGCGTTCCTCCCCGTCAGCTCGACGATCACGGTGCCGGCCCTCTCGAAAACAAGCTTGACCCGCACGCTTCCCTGAGCGCGGGGGTGCTAAAAACGTCTCCCTTAGCCCTCTATGCGCAGGACGTCGCCTTCGCGCAGCAGTAGGGGTTTCGGGAACCTCGCTCCTCCCTCCAGGGGCTCGAACTCCACTGGTTCTCCGTTAACAAGGGCGCGGCGCACGCCGATGCCTTTGAGGGTTGCTAC contains these protein-coding regions:
- a CDS encoding DUF6786 family protein, whose protein sequence is MKLEELRSIASRYSAAALLEKGSTRVLVVERGARVLGLYVGGLNLLWVSPELEVVLEKGGWNVGGLRLWLSPERAFFYEDPEKFEGWFCPASLDPGSFRITYAGPDRVVLEGVMEATDRFKGWRLHAKVRREFKLAAPDRLLVRDAVLASYPGDFNLWALAQVEPGSRGAAVVPVKVGAQPVHYFGPIPSERLVVARDHVSFKIDGARVCKLGVRPEDLPFEGSAAIAHVAEREGGVWALLLMRTHDAPRGQEECLDPAKADPAGPKGCVQSYNSGPEAGPERFGEIELHFRPAVEVGGRRVSVAEYELVFEVGSRESIMERLRRETGLSEVSLP
- a CDS encoding AAA family ATPase, which codes for MLSRFRLALNAYTLLLYGEALASYCIVFVAALPFYPPPIAWLIVAGLTALLHFSHRAMRSMFIILALPAALYALGPLGVLVWAALATCSSQPKLLPASLALLAVTPYHELGISAALARYAFGPKALAAFLVTLLLTMMSASALVGSYKPLGNSVLLGVPPLERLDTASLGSAFGERIPKWLQLNLGSAGAYLIDPRTYSFIALTAAAVAAARSIHVRVFQVLEERRSFAVLGGLPARLLSPLCAWLAIAGLMGVLGWVYEFMGGEWGLSFLALLPALPIAAAYSLALGSPVSCHKVEAVQPLPVVAAEGARAEEQKQQAGVGGLPKLDDVYDMEQVKARIREILESVRGRKRAYGVILFGPPGTGKSFLAKAMAGELGWPLFEVRAEEILTMWYGESERKLALLLDEVERSAPAVLLIDEMEQVAMARTRRGYVHEVTVRLVDILLRRLQELHDKKVPVLIVGATNVPEEIDPSFLRPGRFDEVIYVPLPDARGRRELWENFLRRTFGDVVADVEELARLSERYSPAEIQYIVERVRERVGGGKPNLDDFVKALNEYRPRITLSSLRRYEELARKYSAVRVEAKPAFVGEVRWDDIGDLEEVKRELRLAVEGPLKHRELAERLGVKLPKGILLYGPPGTGKTTLVKALANELNVTFVTISGDELAKAGPLGAPQLIREKFDLARENAPAILFIDEVEVLARAREASEWRNALSQLLAEMDGLESAQGVVVIGATNKPWELDAAILRPGRFDKLVYVPPPDKEGRMSVLKVLLRGLDVSEDVIERLAAETEYYTPAELKAITERVRRLLFEEALQTGSARTTVTWEDIERARRGMKPRLDPKQLALYELFAKRFSG
- a CDS encoding TldD/PmbA family protein; the encoded protein is MHEDLLQRAVDLALQLGASYAEARWHRHSGGSLVVRNGEMIGYGESIREGVGVRVLVNGALGFSATSTLTWDSVREAVEQAVKLARSHSRFMKRPIEFAEARMGRARYEAIAVKPFDSLDINGKLSVLVESWERVRGAVKEARVMTMMTRYSEDVEEKTVINSDGAFVVSRVPRLTVGYNFVLLHPQKGTIQRSKTFGGSGGLEQLERWRIPESAEEEARNLENVLLNGVEPPKGPVDVIVGSEIVGLIVHESCGHPSEADRIWGREAAQAGMSFIKPGMLGERIGGKHATVIDDPTIPGSYGFYLYDDEGVPARARYLYKEGVINEHLHNRWTASLWGTTSNAAARAMDHNSEPIIRMANTYLAPGDHTFEELLEGVKLGVYMKSYMEWNIDDIRWGQRYVGLECYLIEKGELTKPVRNPVLEVTTKSFYSSIDAAGREVRYEPGTCGKGEPSQGVPVWFGGPDVRLRSIPLGVVA
- a CDS encoding TldD/PmbA family protein, whose product is MQQVPVSEFAEKLVHEALKRGFEEAAAIVSRQRSTMVKFANSEVSVVQRWDSLTVGLYLAKEGKILLTEIHPTGFEQASALIDRALAALPQVRPSFLYAPLPEPETPEPLPGLVDKAIIEAMHDPSSLAEAMLAGATGAERVAGALTLFHGQRGVATSKGARLEEEATGLEAYLRAFIGEASGQWAHGSRRLSKEAVERMARTAVQLAEMAKGRAADVEPGTYDVILSPMVVGNLMNLVGMMASGMAVLMGMSIFARAEPGSKVASEKFSIYDDPRNPELLGSTSFDDEGLPTRSKPIIEAGALRTLLHNSKTAAKFGAKSTGNAGLMFPHSWTLRVAPGDAKLEEMIAEVKRGLMITNNWYTRLQNYVEGIFSTIARDAAFYIENGEIKHPVARVRIADRLPKLLSNIELLGRDLYDISWWEVSPAVRAPYVLVRNIGISRPFV
- a CDS encoding MBL fold metallo-hydrolase, producing MIVFEKGDHKAVVFRGLTPPGYVQANQLLIVDSGEGLLADPGGRVVFNRLIAEMSRFVPPPRVKYLFFSHQDPDILGAAAVWYTALENAKILLPQLWLRFLPHSFHQSVDLEGRVDGIPDEGGTIRLGGCTLQLIPAHYLHSPGNFQIYDPCLKILYSGDLFASLFPSGVNYDFVNDFDSHVQYMVQFHKRYLASNRAVQRWLRRVENLEIEVIVPQHGAIIRGRENVQKALEWIKGIKCYLDEDA
- a CDS encoding cyclophilin-like fold protein: MRVKLVFERAGTVIVELTGRNARTAEALLRVLPFESRARRWGEEVYFESPVDAGEEDASELVEVGDVAYWPPGRALCLFFGPTPISRPGEIRPASPVNVIGRVVEGLDVLRRVSSGERVRVEVAEG